One window of the Scylla paramamosain isolate STU-SP2022 chromosome 22, ASM3559412v1, whole genome shotgun sequence genome contains the following:
- the LOC135111688 gene encoding rho GTPase-activating protein 23-like: protein MGKAPEPLSSLDPLDTIFVKHVRPGSSAHLAGLRTGDRVVSVNGESVGSRTYQEVVATIYRSPPTLQLLVVPREQDLLQQVFGETAHNPESNLDVRMPSPSHLPPQHLIHYPAGASLNQPPLAVPPSHYPASLSSAWSSQSSLNSHQSAMSTGAHPATVIMAHPPFHQRPHQSPKVMQPHGAHIPIHPQSSTPTNQAAVQYWPGPRKHSLSSGGEKQGSGSRKQSLPGSADRRQAVHTIQNTLSAVPLRVPSTAGKQSPLPPSTNTPSTQPNASPNEPSNASVFGVYEPILDRAMGGRGSIRDSRRLERDPDGENI from the exons ATGGGGAAAGCTCCGGAGCCCCTGTCTTCCCTCGACCCCTTGGACACCATCTTTGTGAAGCACGTACGGCCAGGCTCCTCTGCTCACCTGGCCGGCCTCAGAACAG GTGACCGCGTGGTGAGTGTGAATGGTGAGAGTGTGGGCTCCCGCACCTACCAGGAGGTTGTGGCTACGATCTACCGCTCCCCGCCCACCCtgcagctgctggtggtgcCCCGGGAACAGGATCTTCTGCAGCAG GTGTTTGGGGAGACAGCACACAACCCTGAGAGTAATTTGGATGTAAGAATGCCAAGCCCCAGCCATCTGCCTCCCCAGCACCTCATCCACTACCCTGCTGGAGCCTCACTGAATCAGCCGCCCCTTGCCGTGCCTCCTTCACATTACCCCGCAAGTCTTTCATCAGCCTGGTCCTCACAGTCGTCCCTCAACTCCCACCAGTCTGCCATGTCAACCGGAGCTCACCCAGCTACCGTCATCATGGCTCACCCTCCATTTCACCAGCGCCCCCACCAGTCCCCCAAGGTGATGCAGCCCCATGGAGCACACATCCCCATCCACCCCCAGTCATCCACGCCCACCAACCAGGCAGCCGTACAGTACTGGCCCGGCCCAAGGAAGCACTCACTGTCGAGTGGAGGGGAGAAGCAGGGGTCTGGCAGCCGCAAGCAGTCCCTTCCTGGGTCAGCTGACAGAAGGCAAGCTGTCCACACTATTCAAAACACTTTGTCCGCTGTGCCTCTTCGTGTGCCTTCTACAGCAGGGAAGCAGAGTCCCCTGCCTCCAAGTACAAATACTCCAAGTACTCAGCCTAATGCTTCCCCTAATGAGCCCTCCAATGCCTCTGTCTTTGGTGTCTATGAGCCCATCCTGGACCGAGcaatgggaggaagaggcagcATCAGAGACAGCCGCAGGTTGGAGCGAGACCCAGACGGGGAGAATATATGA